The Siniperca chuatsi isolate FFG_IHB_CAS linkage group LG7, ASM2008510v1, whole genome shotgun sequence genome includes a window with the following:
- the LOC122878724 gene encoding stress-associated endoplasmic reticulum protein 1, which yields MVAKQRIRMANEKHSKNITQRGNVAKSVRNMAEDKGVGPWLLALFVFVVCGSAIFQIIQSIRMGM from the exons ATGGTGGCCAAACAGAGGATCCGCATGGCGAACGAGAAGCACAGCAAGAACATCACTCAGCGGGGAAACGTGGCCAAGTCAGTG aggaaCATGGCCGAGGACAAAGGTGTGGGTCCCTGGCTGCTCGCGCTCTTCGTCTTCGTCGTCTGTGGATCAG CCATCTTCCAGATCATCCAGAGCATCAGGATGGGCATGTAG